Proteins from one Paraburkholderia acidisoli genomic window:
- the phnF gene encoding phosphonate metabolism transcriptional regulator PhnF, whose product MTSNDEAAASTLERGAGVAVWRQIEQILAAEIAAKGFGEDGRLPSEGELARRFDVNRHTVRRAMLGLAALGLVSVEQGRGTFVQPGAIDYSIGKRTRFTENLKRHQHSAVGKLLASSRVKADPTVAKALGLRAGALVYRLETLHESEGVPLTYARSYYPAARFADLPAVMERVDSTSKALAEFGVGDYLRKWSRIGSVLPEAEVARRLNINRQQPVLWVENVDVDLDGVPIKYGVTHFAADRVQLMVEHDV is encoded by the coding sequence ATGACATCGAACGACGAGGCAGCGGCCAGCACGCTCGAGCGCGGCGCGGGCGTGGCGGTGTGGCGCCAGATCGAGCAGATTCTCGCTGCCGAGATCGCCGCGAAGGGCTTCGGTGAAGACGGCCGCCTGCCGAGCGAAGGCGAACTCGCGCGCCGCTTCGACGTGAATCGCCATACCGTGCGCCGCGCCATGCTGGGCCTCGCGGCGCTCGGGCTCGTGAGCGTCGAGCAGGGGCGCGGCACTTTCGTGCAGCCGGGCGCTATTGACTATTCGATCGGCAAGCGCACGCGCTTCACGGAAAACCTCAAGCGGCATCAGCATTCGGCGGTGGGCAAACTGCTCGCTTCCTCGCGCGTGAAGGCCGACCCCACGGTCGCCAAGGCGCTGGGCCTGCGCGCGGGCGCGCTGGTGTATCGGCTCGAAACGCTGCACGAGTCCGAAGGCGTGCCGCTCACGTATGCGCGCAGCTACTATCCGGCCGCGCGTTTCGCCGACCTGCCCGCGGTGATGGAACGCGTGGACAGCACCTCGAAGGCGCTCGCCGAATTCGGCGTGGGCGACTACTTGCGCAAGTGGAGCCGTATCGGCAGCGTGCTGCCCGAGGCGGAGGTTGCGCGGCGCCTGAACATCAATCGCCAGCAGCCGGTGCTGTGGGTGGAAAACGTCGACGTCGACCTGGACGGCGTGCCCATCAAGTACGGCGTCACGCATTTCGCGGCCGACCGCGTGCAACTGATGGTGGAGCACGACGTATGA
- a CDS encoding DUF1045 domain-containing protein, which yields MSAPDEDWSPLARFALYYAPPRESAWWRAGSAWLGRDAESGETLLQPDIDGIGTPLHTLTQSPRRYGWHATLVPPFRLAADVTPAALFAAAQAWALERTAFEAQVEAATLGRFVALRPADEASDAALRDLAANALRTLGSLRATQTASEIAKRLDAPLTPRQREYVTEWGYPYVFDEFRFHMTLSDSLADPNLCTQLVAGWNARMHDAGALPVAGAALYVEPEPGAPFVLWRRLPFARAHA from the coding sequence ATGAGCGCGCCGGACGAAGACTGGAGCCCGCTCGCGCGCTTCGCGCTCTACTATGCGCCGCCGCGTGAATCGGCCTGGTGGCGCGCGGGCAGCGCATGGCTCGGCCGCGACGCCGAAAGCGGCGAAACGCTGCTGCAACCCGACATCGACGGGATCGGCACGCCGTTGCATACGCTCACGCAGTCGCCGCGCCGCTACGGCTGGCACGCCACGCTGGTGCCGCCGTTCCGCCTGGCCGCCGACGTGACGCCCGCGGCGCTGTTCGCCGCCGCGCAAGCGTGGGCGCTGGAGCGCACGGCATTCGAGGCGCAGGTGGAAGCCGCCACGCTGGGCCGCTTCGTCGCGCTGCGTCCGGCCGATGAAGCCAGCGACGCCGCCTTGCGCGATCTCGCCGCCAACGCGCTGCGTACGCTCGGTTCGCTGCGCGCCACCCAAACCGCCTCGGAAATCGCCAAACGGCTCGACGCGCCGCTCACGCCGCGCCAGCGCGAGTACGTGACCGAATGGGGCTACCCGTATGTGTTCGACGAATTTCGCTTCCACATGACGCTCTCCGATTCGCTTGCCGATCCCAACCTTTGCACGCAACTCGTTGCGGGCTGGAACGCGCGCATGCACGACGCGGGCGCGCTGCCCGTGGCGGGCGCGGCGCTCTACGTCGAACCGGAACCGGGCGCGCCGTTCGTGCTCTGGCGCCGCTTGCCGTTCGCGAGGGCGCACGCATGA
- the phnN gene encoding phosphonate metabolism protein/1,5-bisphosphokinase (PRPP-forming) PhnN yields MKGGLIYVMGPSGAGKDTLLHYARERLAGEGVVFAHRYITREDGGGENHISLSDAEFEARAQRGLFALQWGSHALRYGVGVEIDQWLALGCTVVVNGSRAYAGEALARYPQMTLVHVEAAQHVLAARLASRARETPEQVAARLARRAPFEVPAGAAFARIDNSGRLEVAGEAFVDVVRRVAAG; encoded by the coding sequence ATGAAGGGCGGCCTGATCTACGTGATGGGCCCCTCGGGCGCGGGCAAGGACACGCTGCTGCATTACGCGCGCGAGCGGCTCGCGGGCGAGGGCGTGGTGTTCGCGCATCGCTACATCACGCGCGAAGACGGCGGCGGCGAGAATCACATTTCGCTCTCCGACGCCGAATTCGAAGCGCGCGCGCAACGCGGTCTGTTCGCGCTGCAATGGGGCAGCCACGCGCTGCGCTACGGCGTGGGCGTGGAGATCGACCAGTGGCTCGCGCTGGGCTGCACGGTGGTCGTGAACGGCTCGCGCGCCTACGCGGGCGAAGCGCTCGCGCGCTATCCGCAGATGACGCTGGTGCACGTGGAAGCCGCGCAGCACGTGCTGGCCGCGCGGCTCGCCTCGCGTGCGCGGGAGACGCCCGAGCAGGTCGCGGCGCGGCTCGCGCGGCGCGCGCCGTTCGAAGTGCCGGCGGGCGCGGCGTTCGCGCGCATCGACAATTCGGGGCGGCTGGAAGTGGCGGGCGAGGCGTTCGTCGATGTCGTGAGGCGGGTGGCGGCGGGCTAG
- a CDS encoding LysR family transcriptional regulator, whose amino-acid sequence MDRFQEMQIFTRIVDRRSFTQAAEDLNLPRATVTNSIKRLEARLGVRLLERTTRQVKPTQDGDIYYQRCMRLLADLEETEEAFRDPDPQGRLRVNLQGTLAQYFVVPRLPEFIERYPRVEFFIGSGDQFVDLVREGVDCVLRAGELADSSMIARRVALLEQVTCASPAYLERHGDPATLEALAAPADARAGKPGHRAVNYLSPASGRAHPLEFVTPEGIQRVTLPGPLAVNGADLYTAGALAGLGIVQVPRYRVREQLAAGDLCVVLAATPPPPMPVSVLYPQNRQLSLRVRTFADWLVQVFADVN is encoded by the coding sequence TTGGACCGCTTCCAGGAGATGCAGATCTTCACGCGCATCGTCGACCGGCGCAGCTTCACGCAGGCCGCCGAAGACCTGAACCTGCCGCGCGCGACGGTCACCAATTCCATCAAACGCCTCGAGGCGCGGCTTGGCGTGCGCCTGCTCGAACGCACGACGCGCCAGGTCAAGCCCACTCAAGACGGCGACATCTATTACCAGCGCTGCATGCGCCTGCTCGCCGATCTCGAGGAAACCGAAGAAGCGTTTCGCGACCCCGACCCGCAAGGCCGCCTGCGCGTGAACCTGCAAGGCACGCTCGCGCAGTATTTCGTGGTGCCGCGTTTGCCGGAATTCATCGAGCGGTATCCGCGCGTGGAGTTCTTCATCGGCTCGGGCGACCAGTTCGTGGACCTCGTGCGCGAAGGCGTGGATTGCGTGCTGCGCGCGGGCGAACTGGCCGATTCGTCGATGATCGCGCGGCGTGTGGCGCTGCTCGAACAGGTCACCTGCGCGAGCCCCGCGTATCTCGAACGGCACGGCGACCCGGCCACGCTGGAAGCGCTGGCCGCACCGGCGGATGCCCGCGCGGGCAAGCCGGGGCATCGCGCCGTCAACTATCTTTCGCCGGCTTCGGGCCGCGCGCATCCGCTCGAATTCGTCACGCCCGAGGGCATCCAGCGCGTCACGCTGCCGGGGCCGCTGGCCGTGAACGGCGCCGATCTCTACACGGCCGGCGCGCTCGCGGGGCTCGGCATCGTGCAGGTGCCGCGCTATCGTGTGCGCGAGCAACTGGCTGCGGGCGACTTATGTGTGGTGCTGGCCGCGACGCCGCCGCCGCCCATGCCGGTTTCGGTGCTGTATCCGCAGAATCGCCAGCTGTCGCTGCGCGTGCGCACGTTCGCCGACTGGCTCGTGCAGGTATTCGCCGACGTCAACTGA
- a CDS encoding IclR family transcriptional regulator, which translates to MTSASRASTDRSAEPAETPEKPGDSYVQSFARGLSVIRAFNAEHPEQTLTDVAAATGLTRAGARRILLTLQTLGYVEAEGRLFRLTPRILDLGFAYLTSMPFWNLAEPVMEELSQEVHESCSAAVLDRTEIVYVLRVPTHKIMTINLSIGSRLPAYCTSMGRVLLASLDDAALDEALNSSPLYAHTPRTVTDIGELKKIIGQVRAQGWAIVDQELEGGLISISAPIRNRQGRVIAAMNISGNAQRTSAKQMAKTFLEPLQQAAERVSSMVARRT; encoded by the coding sequence ATGACCTCTGCTTCCCGAGCCTCGACCGACCGTTCCGCCGAACCGGCGGAGACCCCCGAAAAGCCGGGCGACTCCTATGTGCAGTCATTCGCGCGCGGGCTCTCGGTGATCCGCGCGTTCAACGCCGAGCATCCCGAGCAGACGCTCACCGACGTCGCGGCGGCCACGGGTCTCACGCGCGCGGGCGCGCGCCGCATCCTGCTCACGCTGCAAACGCTCGGCTACGTGGAAGCCGAAGGCCGCCTGTTCCGGCTCACGCCGCGCATTCTCGACCTCGGCTTCGCGTACCTCACGTCCATGCCGTTCTGGAATCTCGCCGAACCGGTCATGGAGGAGCTGTCGCAGGAAGTGCACGAAAGCTGCTCGGCGGCCGTGCTCGACCGCACCGAGATCGTCTACGTGCTGCGCGTGCCCACGCACAAGATCATGACGATCAACCTCTCCATCGGCAGCCGCCTGCCCGCGTATTGCACGTCGATGGGCCGCGTGCTGCTGGCTTCGCTCGACGACGCCGCGCTCGACGAGGCACTCAACTCGTCACCGCTCTATGCGCACACGCCGCGTACCGTGACCGACATCGGCGAACTGAAGAAGATTATCGGCCAGGTGCGCGCGCAGGGCTGGGCCATCGTCGATCAGGAACTGGAAGGCGGCCTCATTTCGATCTCCGCGCCCATCCGCAACCGCCAGGGCCGCGTGATCGCCGCGATGAACATCAGCGGCAACGCGCAGCGCACTTCCGCGAAGCAGATGGCGAAGACCTTTCTCGAGCCGCTTCAGCAAGCGGCCGAGCGCGTGTCGAGCATGGTCGCGCGGCGCACCTGA
- the cyoA gene encoding ubiquinol oxidase subunit II, whose amino-acid sequence MDRKAFKRWLIPLGSGLLVSLAGCSGNFAVLDPKGSVGVAEKSLIATATWAMLLVVVPVIILTLVFAWRYRASNRNATYAPKWSHSTAIEVVVWAIPAVIILFLAILTYRTSHELDPYKPLESNVKPINVEVVALDWKWLFIYPDLGIASVNQLAVPVGTPVNFRITSDSVMNSFFIPQLGTQVYAMAGMQTRLHLIADEAGNYAGISSNYSGKGFSDMKFRTLATSQQDFDAWVQKVKASSTQLSMDQYASVSKPQEKAPVQYFSAVDPKLFNNIIAKYNNGHVTDFRDAACGTKG is encoded by the coding sequence ATGGACAGAAAAGCCTTTAAAAGGTGGTTAATCCCCCTCGGCAGCGGGCTGCTCGTTTCTCTTGCGGGATGCAGCGGCAATTTCGCCGTGCTCGACCCGAAGGGCAGCGTCGGCGTGGCCGAAAAATCGCTCATCGCCACGGCCACATGGGCCATGCTGCTCGTGGTGGTGCCCGTGATCATCCTCACACTGGTGTTCGCATGGCGCTATCGCGCCTCCAACCGTAACGCCACCTATGCGCCCAAGTGGTCGCATTCCACGGCGATCGAAGTGGTGGTCTGGGCCATTCCGGCCGTCATCATTCTCTTCCTCGCCATCCTCACGTACCGCACGTCCCACGAGCTCGACCCCTACAAGCCGCTGGAGTCGAACGTGAAGCCCATCAACGTCGAGGTTGTCGCGCTCGACTGGAAATGGCTCTTCATCTACCCGGACCTCGGCATTGCCTCGGTGAACCAGCTGGCGGTGCCGGTCGGCACGCCGGTGAACTTCCGCATCACCTCGGATTCGGTGATGAACTCGTTCTTCATCCCGCAGCTGGGCACCCAGGTCTACGCCATGGCGGGCATGCAAACGCGTCTGCACCTGATCGCCGACGAAGCGGGCAACTACGCCGGCATCTCGTCCAACTACAGCGGCAAGGGCTTCTCCGACATGAAGTTCCGCACGCTCGCCACGAGCCAGCAGGACTTCGACGCGTGGGTGCAGAAGGTCAAGGCGTCTTCCACGCAGCTCTCGATGGACCAGTACGCCTCGGTGTCGAAGCCGCAGGAGAAAGCGCCGGTGCAGTACTTCTCGGCGGTCGATCCGAAGCTCTTCAACAACATCATTGCGAAGTACAACAACGGCCACGTTACGGATTTCCGGGACGCTGCCTGCGGTACGAAGGGGTAA
- the cyoB gene encoding cytochrome o ubiquinol oxidase subunit I, whose product MLGKLTLEAIPFDQPIIMGAAAFMGLIVLAVLGLVTVMGKWKYLWSEWITSVDHKRIGVMYMIVAVLMLVRGFADAVMMRIQQAIAFDSPGYLPPHHYDQIFTAHGVIMIFFMAMAIMVGLFNLVVPLQIGARDVAFPFLNSLSFWMTAISMILMNVSLVIGEFAQAGWLAYPPLSELQFSPGVGVDYYIWAIQLSGVGTLITGVNFFVTILKMRAPGMSLMKMPVFTWTALCSNVLIMATFPILTVAVALLGLDRYLGMHFFTNELGGNAMLYLNLIWAWGHPEVYILVLPAFGIYSEVMATFCKKPLFGYKTMVYASCAIMVLAFLVWAHHFFTMGSGADVNAFFGIATMIIAIPTGVKIFNWLFTMYRGRVQFTAPVLWTIGFMVTFSIGGMTGVMMAIPGADFVLHNSLFLIAHFHNAIIGGVVFGYLAGLHYWFPKVFGLKPSEKLGKASFWCWFIGFYVAFVPIYVLGFMGATRRLNHYDVAEWQPYFVVAAIGAAIIALGIVFQVVLWVMAFVNRNKAECQDVTGDPWDGRTLEWATSSPPAIYNFAVIPHVDDIDAFAHMKETGRVPGLAAKYTDIHMPSNTAAGFIVGMFSLVLGFAGIWHITWLGVIGFVGAVLTIVIRSFGNNDGYFIPAAKVREIEEQRFGAAVTVDERDMVALEVN is encoded by the coding sequence ATGTTAGGCAAACTTACTTTAGAGGCGATCCCGTTCGATCAGCCGATCATCATGGGCGCCGCGGCGTTCATGGGGCTGATCGTCCTTGCCGTGCTCGGTCTCGTGACCGTGATGGGCAAATGGAAGTACCTGTGGTCCGAATGGATCACGAGCGTGGACCACAAGCGCATCGGCGTGATGTACATGATCGTGGCCGTGCTCATGCTCGTGCGCGGTTTCGCGGATGCCGTCATGATGCGCATCCAGCAGGCCATCGCGTTCGATTCGCCCGGCTATCTGCCGCCGCATCACTATGACCAGATCTTCACGGCGCACGGCGTCATCATGATCTTCTTCATGGCGATGGCGATCATGGTGGGCCTGTTCAACCTCGTCGTGCCCCTGCAGATCGGCGCGCGCGACGTGGCCTTCCCGTTCCTGAACTCGCTCTCGTTCTGGATGACGGCCATCAGCATGATCCTCATGAACGTGTCGCTCGTGATCGGCGAGTTCGCGCAGGCCGGCTGGCTCGCGTATCCGCCGCTCTCCGAATTGCAGTTCAGTCCGGGCGTGGGCGTCGACTACTACATCTGGGCGATCCAGCTCTCGGGTGTGGGCACCTTGATCACGGGCGTGAACTTCTTCGTCACGATCCTCAAGATGCGCGCGCCGGGCATGTCGCTCATGAAGATGCCGGTGTTCACGTGGACCGCGCTGTGCTCGAACGTGCTGATCATGGCCACGTTCCCGATCCTCACGGTCGCCGTGGCGCTGCTCGGCCTCGACCGTTACCTCGGCATGCACTTCTTCACGAACGAGCTGGGCGGCAACGCCATGCTGTATCTGAACCTGATCTGGGCGTGGGGCCATCCCGAGGTGTATATCCTCGTGCTGCCCGCATTCGGCATCTATTCGGAAGTGATGGCCACGTTCTGCAAGAAGCCGTTGTTCGGCTACAAGACGATGGTCTATGCGTCGTGCGCGATCATGGTGCTGGCGTTCCTCGTGTGGGCGCACCACTTCTTCACGATGGGTTCGGGCGCCGACGTCAACGCGTTCTTCGGCATCGCGACCATGATCATCGCCATTCCCACGGGCGTGAAGATCTTCAACTGGCTGTTCACGATGTACCGCGGCCGCGTGCAGTTCACCGCACCGGTGCTCTGGACCATCGGCTTCATGGTCACGTTCTCGATCGGCGGCATGACGGGCGTGATGATGGCCATTCCGGGCGCCGACTTCGTGCTGCATAACTCGCTGTTCCTGATCGCCCACTTCCACAACGCCATTATTGGCGGCGTGGTGTTCGGCTACCTCGCGGGCCTGCACTACTGGTTCCCGAAGGTGTTCGGTCTCAAGCCCAGCGAAAAGCTCGGCAAGGCGTCGTTCTGGTGCTGGTTCATCGGCTTCTACGTGGCGTTCGTGCCTATTTACGTGCTGGGCTTCATGGGCGCAACCCGCCGCCTGAACCACTACGACGTGGCCGAATGGCAGCCGTACTTCGTCGTTGCCGCCATTGGCGCCGCGATCATCGCGCTCGGCATCGTGTTCCAGGTCGTGCTGTGGGTGATGGCGTTCGTGAACCGCAACAAGGCGGAATGCCAGGACGTGACGGGCGATCCGTGGGACGGCCGCACGCTCGAATGGGCCACCTCGTCGCCGCCCGCCATCTATAACTTCGCCGTCATCCCGCACGTGGACGATATCGACGCCTTCGCGCACATGAAGGAAACGGGCCGCGTGCCCGGCCTCGCGGCGAAATACACGGACATCCATATGCCCTCGAACACGGCGGCGGGCTTCATCGTCGGCATGTTCAGCCTGGTGCTCGGCTTTGCGGGCATCTGGCACATCACGTGGCTCGGCGTGATCGGTTTCGTCGGCGCGGTGCTGACGATCGTGATCCGCAGCTTCGGCAACAACGACGGTTACTTCATCCCGGCCGCGAAGGTTCGCGAGATCGAAGAGCAGCGCTTTGGCGCCGCCGTGACCGTGGATGAGCGCGACATGGTCGCCCTGGAGGTGAATTGA
- the cyoC gene encoding cytochrome o ubiquinol oxidase subunit III, protein MLQNTHAAPLAAHDHDHPPAHSVFGFWIYLMTDCVLFAALFATFGVLGHQFAGGPSGKDLFDIPGVALETAILLLSSITYGFAMLGAQRRKNGVVLGWLAVTFVLGALFLVFELREFSHLIAEGAGPQRSAFLSSFFTLVSTHGIHVFFGLLWMLVLMIQVVRKPQLGEQEIRRLTCLSLFWHFLDVVWICVFTFVYLGSVI, encoded by the coding sequence ATGTTACAGAACACTCATGCGGCGCCCCTTGCCGCACACGATCACGATCATCCGCCGGCCCATTCGGTGTTCGGCTTCTGGATCTACCTGATGACGGACTGCGTGCTGTTCGCGGCGCTGTTCGCCACCTTCGGTGTGCTGGGCCATCAGTTCGCGGGCGGGCCTTCGGGCAAGGATCTGTTCGACATTCCGGGCGTGGCGCTCGAAACGGCCATCCTGCTGTTGTCGAGCATCACGTACGGGTTCGCGATGCTCGGCGCGCAGCGCCGCAAGAACGGTGTCGTGCTCGGCTGGCTGGCCGTTACGTTCGTGCTCGGCGCGCTGTTCCTCGTGTTCGAACTGCGCGAGTTCTCGCACCTGATCGCCGAAGGCGCGGGCCCGCAGCGCAGCGCGTTCCTCTCGTCGTTCTTCACGCTCGTCAGCACGCACGGAATCCACGTGTTCTTCGGCCTGCTGTGGATGCTCGTGCTGATGATCCAGGTGGTGCGCAAGCCGCAACTCGGCGAGCAGGAAATTCGCCGCCTCACGTGCCTGAGCCTCTTCTGGCACTTCCTGGACGTCGTGTGGATCTGCGTGTTTACTTTTGTCTATCTCGGGAGCGTGATCTAA
- the cyoD gene encoding cytochrome o ubiquinol oxidase subunit IV produces the protein MAHSHSEAHGSLGSYVAGFVLSVLLTAGAFGVVLHGSLGESTGMIALAVLAFVQVVVHLVFFLHLNSPGQGWNKLSLAYTVLAAAFLIFGTIWVMHNVGMNMMSR, from the coding sequence ATGGCGCATTCTCATTCGGAGGCCCACGGCAGTCTCGGCAGCTATGTGGCGGGCTTCGTTCTTTCCGTGCTGCTCACGGCGGGTGCGTTCGGCGTCGTGCTGCACGGTTCGCTCGGCGAATCCACGGGCATGATCGCGCTGGCAGTGCTCGCGTTCGTGCAGGTCGTTGTGCATCTGGTGTTCTTCCTGCATCTGAATTCGCCGGGGCAGGGCTGGAATAAGCTCTCGCTGGCTTATACGGTGCTGGCGGCGGCGTTCCTGATCTTCGGCACTATTTGGGTCATGCATAACGTCGGCATGAACATGATGTCGCGCTGA
- the pcaF gene encoding 3-oxoadipyl-CoA thiolase: protein MTEAFICDAIRTPIGRYAGSLAQVRADDLGAVPLKALMERNKEVDWTAIDDVIYGCANQAGEDNRNVARMSSLLAGLPEGVPGSTVNRLCGSGMDAVGIAARALKSGETGLMIAGGVESMSRAPFVMGKSASAFARDAAIYDTTIGWRFVNPLMKKQYGVDSMPETAENVADDYHVSRADQDAFALRSQQKAARAQADGTLAEEIVAVTIAQKKGDPLVVSRDEHPRETSLEALAKLKGVVRPDGSVTAGNASGVNDGACALLLANEENAKRFGLTPRARIVGMATAGVAPRVMGIGPGPATQKLLARLNMTIDQFDVIELNEAFASQGLAVLRMLGVADDDARVNPNGGAIALGHPLGMSGARLVTTAMYQLHRTKGRFALCTMCIGVGQGIAIAIERV from the coding sequence ATGACGGAAGCATTCATCTGCGACGCGATTCGCACCCCGATCGGCCGCTACGCGGGCTCGCTCGCCCAGGTTCGCGCGGACGACCTCGGCGCCGTGCCGCTGAAGGCGCTCATGGAGCGCAACAAGGAAGTGGACTGGACCGCCATCGACGACGTCATCTACGGCTGCGCAAACCAGGCCGGCGAAGATAACCGCAATGTGGCGCGCATGTCGTCGCTGCTCGCGGGCCTGCCGGAAGGCGTGCCGGGCTCGACGGTCAACCGCCTGTGCGGCTCGGGCATGGACGCCGTGGGCATTGCCGCGCGCGCGCTCAAGTCGGGCGAAACCGGTCTGATGATCGCGGGCGGCGTGGAAAGCATGAGCCGCGCGCCGTTCGTCATGGGCAAGTCGGCGAGCGCCTTCGCGCGCGACGCGGCGATCTACGACACGACCATCGGCTGGCGCTTCGTCAATCCGCTGATGAAGAAACAATATGGCGTCGATTCGATGCCGGAAACGGCCGAGAACGTGGCCGACGACTATCACGTGAGCCGCGCCGATCAGGACGCGTTCGCGCTGCGCAGCCAGCAGAAGGCGGCGCGCGCGCAAGCCGACGGCACGCTCGCCGAGGAAATCGTCGCGGTCACGATCGCGCAGAAGAAGGGCGATCCGCTCGTGGTTTCGCGCGACGAACATCCGCGTGAAACGAGCCTGGAAGCGCTCGCGAAGCTCAAGGGCGTCGTGCGCCCGGACGGCTCGGTGACGGCCGGCAATGCTTCGGGCGTGAACGACGGCGCATGCGCGCTGCTGCTCGCGAACGAAGAAAATGCGAAGCGCTTCGGCCTCACGCCGCGCGCGCGCATTGTCGGCATGGCAACGGCGGGCGTTGCGCCGCGCGTGATGGGTATCGGCCCGGGCCCGGCCACGCAGAAGCTGCTGGCGCGCCTGAACATGACGATCGACCAGTTCGACGTGATCGAGCTGAACGAAGCGTTCGCGTCGCAAGGTCTCGCGGTGCTGCGCATGCTGGGCGTGGCCGACGACGACGCGCGCGTGAACCCGAACGGCGGCGCGATCGCGCTGGGTCATCCGCTGGGCATGAGCGGCGCGCGCCTCGTGACGACGGCCATGTATCAGTTGCATCGCACGAAGGGCCGTTTCGCGCTGTGCACGATGTGCATTGGCGTGGGGCAGGGGATCGCGATCGCGATCGAGCGGGTGTAA
- the gabD gene encoding NADP-dependent succinate-semialdehyde dehydrogenase yields the protein MNLKDASLLKHHAYLDGEWQGAEDGTTLDVINPATGALIGTVPRMGAAETRRAISAANAAWPAWRAKTAKERSVILRKWHDLMMENADDLALILTTEQGKPLAEAKGEIAYAASFLEWFAEEGKRVYGDTIPTPASDKRIVVVKEPVGVCAAITPWNFPAAMITRKVGPALAAGCTIVVKPAEATPFSALAMAVLAERAGVPRGVFSVVTGDPKAIGGELTSNPIVRKLSFTGSTPVGRLLMSQCAATVKKVSLELGGNAPFIVFDDADLDAAVQGAIASKYRNSGQTCVCTNRFYVHDAVYDAFAAKLKEAVEKLKVGLGTEAGVTQGPLINEAAVLKVESHIEDALAKGAQVITGGKRHALGHGFFEPTIVTNVTPAMKVARDETFGPLAPLFRFSSDDEVIRMANDTEFGLAAYFYSRDIGRVWKVAEALEYGMVGINTGLISNEVAPFGGVKQSGLGREGSHYGIDDYVVIKYLCMGL from the coding sequence ATGAATCTGAAAGACGCATCGCTGCTGAAGCACCACGCTTATCTCGATGGCGAATGGCAAGGCGCCGAAGACGGCACCACGCTCGACGTGATCAACCCGGCTACCGGCGCGCTGATCGGCACCGTGCCGCGCATGGGCGCCGCCGAAACCCGCCGCGCGATTTCCGCCGCCAACGCCGCGTGGCCCGCGTGGCGCGCGAAGACGGCCAAGGAACGCAGCGTCATCCTGCGCAAATGGCACGACCTGATGATGGAGAACGCCGACGACCTCGCGCTCATTCTCACGACCGAGCAGGGCAAACCGCTCGCCGAAGCGAAGGGCGAGATCGCCTACGCGGCGTCGTTTCTCGAATGGTTCGCCGAAGAGGGCAAGCGCGTGTACGGCGACACAATCCCCACGCCCGCGAGCGACAAGCGCATTGTCGTGGTCAAGGAGCCGGTGGGCGTGTGCGCCGCCATCACGCCGTGGAATTTCCCCGCGGCGATGATCACCCGCAAGGTCGGACCCGCGCTCGCGGCGGGCTGCACGATCGTCGTCAAACCCGCGGAAGCCACGCCGTTTTCCGCGCTCGCCATGGCCGTGCTGGCGGAACGCGCGGGCGTGCCGCGCGGCGTGTTCAGCGTGGTGACGGGCGACCCGAAGGCGATTGGCGGCGAACTCACGTCGAATCCCATCGTGCGCAAGCTCTCGTTCACGGGCTCGACGCCGGTGGGCCGTTTGCTCATGAGCCAGTGCGCGGCGACCGTGAAGAAGGTCTCGCTCGAACTGGGCGGCAACGCGCCGTTCATCGTGTTCGACGACGCCGATCTGGACGCCGCCGTGCAAGGCGCCATCGCCTCGAAGTATCGCAACAGCGGCCAGACCTGCGTGTGCACGAACCGCTTCTACGTGCACGACGCCGTGTACGACGCGTTCGCCGCGAAGCTGAAAGAGGCCGTCGAAAAGCTGAAGGTGGGTCTGGGCACCGAAGCGGGCGTGACGCAAGGTCCGCTCATCAACGAAGCGGCCGTGCTCAAGGTGGAATCGCACATCGAAGACGCGCTCGCGAAGGGTGCGCAAGTCATTACGGGCGGCAAGCGTCATGCGCTCGGCCATGGCTTTTTCGAACCGACGATCGTCACGAACGTCACGCCCGCGATGAAGGTCGCGCGCGACGAAACCTTCGGCCCGCTCGCGCCGCTGTTCCGCTTCTCCTCCGACGACGAAGTGATCCGGATGGCCAACGACACCGAGTTCGGCCTGGCCGCTTACTTCTACAGCCGCGACATCGGCCGCGTGTGGAAGGTGGCGGAAGCGCTCGAATACGGCATGGTGGGCATCAACACCGGCCTGATCTCGAACGAAGTGGCGCCGTTCGGCGGCGTGAAGCAATCGGGCCTGGGCCGCGAAGGCTCGCACTACGGTATCGACGACTACGTGGTCATCAAATATCTCTGCATGGGGCTGTAA